The Corylus avellana chromosome ca11, CavTom2PMs-1.0 genome contains the following window.
CTTTTCCaggaaaataattcatttttctcaGCCTCCAAAAcccaagaaatatatatatttttaacaagtaacaaaaaaaccccaaaaacatATCAAGTACATAGAATGATTTACTATATAACTATACTTCACCTATATAGCTCCGCTGAAACGTAGCCACCccccacaaaacccaaaatttcCGCCACCAAACCTtgaacacacacacaaaatactATAAGATATGTAAGTAACAGTTCTCTCCTATAATCATTATTTACTAAACATCCCAAGTGAAATGTAATGGGAACAGAACCCAGTTCTTTCCAGCACATATATGTAGCAGTATAAGAACTTATACATTTAATGAAAATCGTAAGGTAGCACAAGTgcataaaagaaggaaaagttgTTGGCTCTGTTAGAGGCAATAACAACCAATTTGCAGCAACAACAGGTAGGTTGGGTTAAGGTAAAACCAGGAGAAGACTTCTGTAGTAAACCAAAAAATGGAAGTGGGGGTGGAAGggtagagaaagagagagaagacgCTCAAAGAGAACAGGTCAAGGTGGTGAGAGATGACTGAagagcaaataaaataaaaacaaaaacaaaaaatgcagcCTCAAGTACAGTGGCAACAACTGTTGGAAGTAGTTCAGGACATAAGATTTAATTGGATTTAGCAGAGTTCTATCTAAAGGATATATTATCATATGTCTGAACTATGAACCTGTGTGGTGCCTAAGTACAGGTCAATACCTCTAGTACTCTGACCAATAACTAGCTCAAGTatggaaaaattaaattgaaaatatgtttcaaaaaagaaatttggaATATAAAATGTATTGCCATGGTTACAAGCTTGCCCACCAAATACTAAATTAGAGAGTCAGAAGAACACTCATTATTCTAAGCTCACAAACATTACCTCATTGCGTAATTTTTGGAGTGCCCGGGTCGACAAAGTACATAATGCCAGACCCAgtctattcatttcatttgacAAATTGCCATCAACAGAAATAAGCTCCAAAAATATGCTTGCAATCCCATCAGCTAATGTTATCACCAAATCTTCCAATATGGAAATTCCGTGCAAAATAAATATGCTATTGTCATAACTGCAGCCGTCCCTGTTAAAAGGCAAATGAAGGCACATTAAAGGTGAAAATATCACTTAcagtttggttaaaaaaatggaaTGCAAAAGCAAGCTGTGACATTAATCTCAAAGCCTCCCCTAAATGCACTCTAAACAAGCAACAAAATAATATGTAACACAAATGTGGCAGTATAATAAATTGCAGCACAAACATGCAGGTAAAAGCATGGAAAGAATCTGAGACGTTATCAGCAGCTACTAAAGTAATTCTAGCAAATGGTCTGTTAAGACACATTATCAGCTAGTCTTCAGGCAATCCTACTCTTAACACCAACACTATGTGCTACCTCCATTACTATACTTGAATTAGACATATTTTCAccaaaaaagggagagagaaagagagagagtcaaGAAGAGAGGGTCAAGGGAGAGTTTGAAAACAACCTTCTGTTTTAACAAATGGGCTCCTGATGCCCACAGGCTCCATTCATTTTACAGATTTTTCCTGTTGCTAGAATGCCTATTACAATGTGGTTATTCAACGAGACCTAAGGATCCGAAACTCCAATGATACCAACTATTTACCcacattcaaattcaaaaaatagtagtcataaaaataaaatagaagactgagtatcacataaaaatatatgcGTGTTACTGCCTGCGCATTGTAAATCCCAACAAAGTTTAGAAAATGTAAAGAAAACAAGTACATTCCTTGGTAATTAATACTATCATAATGAGGTTCCTATTTCAGGCCTTCCTTCAAGTTTTGACTGGTGGAGTGGAAGGGCAAGATGAGATAATGCCATTCAGACAGTTACGGAGACGGGAAGATAActaaaattgtttgaaattcaACTTTGGGAGAGATCAGCTAGTCAGGTAGGAAGGCTTTCAAGCTAGAAAGGAAGGTAATAAGGTGGCCATACACCATAATGTGGGTGGGCTTACTATGCTGCCGGTGGTTGTTGGAAGTCAATTAATATGCCATGAGACACAATTAAGTCTTACATCCTCTGGACACCTAGATTTACCGACTTTCACAAGATGTTCTAACAACGCACAAATCTAAGAATTTCAAGTAGCCCTCTTGTGGAGAGAATGAATCCATGTTGCTAGTCTCTTTTTAACCCCACAGGATAATTATTAGATGTTTGTGGGATAAGATCAAGAAGGGTTGTAGAAGGCCTCTATTACCTGAGGCTCTAGTATCTAGTCTTAGTGGCATCTTCCTCATATTCTTTTTCTAAATTGTTTTCCTCGATCGAGGAAGGACTGCATTGCTTTTTCATTGTCTTCTGGCTCTTATGAAGAAAATCTAATCCTCTTTCTCTGTACTCCATTTATCCcaatacaaaaatacaatttaccGTAGAGACAAATATAATAGTTActaaatttttcaataattaaaaaggGATATATGTGAGACACATGCAGATTGCATGtgtccttttctttcttttctttctggcTGGCAGCATGTGTACCCATTGAACGTACCCAGGAAAAGCACACTCCCTTGGTCCCAAATTTGTAGACCAGATTTCTATTTTTGGCTGTCCCAAAATTATTGTCCATGGCCAATAGCATTTAAAGTTTTATACTTTTTCTCACAACACCATCTTTCATTATACACAATAAAACCTAATCCAATTTTGAAggtaataatgaaaataaataaacaaaagtaaatGGTTAAAGTCATTAATGTCACTTTCTTAAAATGTGTGCTTTCTCAAGACAATCACAATATAGGGAGGGAGGGAGTATTCTACAAAATGCTTGATTGAATTTGCAGTGGATAAATGGAATACCAAAAAGAGAACTTAAGCAAGAAATATTCAATAACTGGTACAATACAAGTGATTGGTTAACTTCTTTAGAAGAGAAACAACCACATACAGCAGTCAATAAAAACTGAATCTACCTGAGAGAACCAAAACTTAGAAAGCACAAAAATTCCGCATACAGATCTTCTTTGCCTGACTTTCTGATGTTCTGTAAAACGGTGTCATCGCCTTTTAACTTCTCAAATATCAGAGAGGCAAGTGCCTGACAAGATGGGGAACAACAAAGGCATTTCATCCAACATGCTAATTATGAAACACAAGGCGATACATTTAGCTTCCCAAAATACCTTGTTAGTATCACTCTCTTTGAGGTGAAGCTCCTTTTCCAGCCATGCCATGCATATAGGCTGACAGCATTTTTGCATGATTTCAGGAAAAATTGCAGACCAATTGTCCATCTTAGCCATTTCAGAAATTTGGGAGATTTTACTCAcctgaaaaacaaaattcaaaacatttaaTCAGCAAATTGCGGAAATAAATTCAAAGGACTAAAAGTATTAAATATTTATCTGTCAATGTTGAGGATTATGAGATTCATTTTGCAAAGAAACAGGAAGAAAATACATCCCCATTATGGTGCAAGTGTAATCCAGTGGAGTATCACCTTTCTCAGATCAAGAAGTGGATTTGATTACTTCATTCTTTAACCTTTTGTATTCTCTTAGATTGAGACAAGGTGGTGAGGATAAGATTTGATGTATTCCTTCCAAAAGGCAGGTTTTTGAGGTCATATCTTTTCGCAAGTGTTAATTCCCGATGGCTCTccctttccttggaagagcatttgaaGAAATATGGCTCGTTCGAGAGTGGTGTTCTTTGTATGAATGCCAGCTTTAGGAAATATTCTAACTATAGACTAACTTGAGAAAGAGATATCATAGCGATGGactaatgttgtatatataagAAGAGTGGGATCATCATAACAAGGCCAGTCACCTTATGTATGGCATTATTTACATCCTCAAATACTTTCTTCCAGAAATTTTATTAGCAAATGACATATCTATCCTACTTTCTTACAAAAGGAAGAAATGATACTTTTCTGCCCTTCCATCCCTCTCTTCCACACACATACTAGGAAATAAGCATATAACTCTCAAAAGAACTTCCAGAAAGATTATAAGCAGAAAGTTATCTAGATTACcattaaacagaaaaaaaaaaaacaaaaaaaaaaaggaagaaagaaagaaggatatTGAaccaactttttcttctttgttcccAATAGCGTTTTCTAAACCAGCATGACTGGTCATCTATGAATGTAAAATGGCAGTTTTTATTAATATGAAAAAGTTCTGCAAAGTAACCATAGTAAAAGGAAACAACAGATACAGTGCCTGCCTCTTCCTCAACTTGCCGAAAAGAAGCCCAAAGCAAATGCAGTCTTGGACCCTCAGCAACAGCATTCAAACTTAAAGGTTTCTTGGCATAGTGTTCTTCAAATTCAAGGATCCTGGTCCCCAACTTACGGCCATGTTCAAGAGCATTTACAGAGTCCAAAAGTTTTCTTTTCACTACATCTAAGGCATACTTTGATTCAACTTGGTCATCGTTCTTCATGGCACTGCAATTAAAGGTAAGATGTCCCTTGTAACTAAGAGAAAGAAGGAATACACAAATCAGATGCACTACACTCCTATCTTCAAAGAAGCAAAGAAATTTGCCATCCATGTATTGGGAACATGCTTCAACCTTGACATCTTTGACATGCTTACCCTTACCTACCAGAAGTGTTTGAGCTTTCAGAGACCACATCATCATTGTCGATATTGTTTGGACAATTTAGATAAGACTTCTGAACAGGAATAACTCCAGCAGTGTAGGTGAGAAATATACTGGTCATCAGAAGCACTTGATCGACAATGGGTATCCAATCAGAGGCCGCTGCACCATCAGTGTTTACCAAAGACCCCAAGCAAGTAGACTTCAAGGAAGTCTCCCTGAGACAAGGACTTAGTTTCAAATTTGATAAACTATGACTAAGCTCCCACATTTTCCACATTGAGCGCTGGACAACCTTACAGCTTCCATGGGAATACTTCTTACAACTGCAAAGATAGAACAGAAGGGTGAGATTAACATCATTGCTGtttaattttcagttttagAATCATACATCAAGGGTTAACACCCCTTGATAATGGCAACATAATTCTGCAAGAAGATAATAATTAATAtcactttgaaaaaataaaaataaaaataaaaataaatatacattagaatcttaaataatataactttcTCATTGTTTATGACCcaataaaacacattttcagCAGCACCAAATAGAACTACTTGATGTAGTTGAGGCCTTCATACTTCGGCAAAGTGAAAATAGCATAAAAGactctaaatttattttctgttgttcTCATTGTCTTCTCAACATCCAAAATAGACAAGGTAAAAGTTAAAAAGCTCACCGAACTTACAGCCTGCATAACAGACTTTTATGTCATCAACAACCAGAATTTTACTTACATAACTGTTCGCtcttatcttaaaaaaaacaacaaaacaaaacaaaaaaactaataaatgaTGAAATAAGTTATCCCCACGAAAAAAGTGGGGCAAAAGCCACAAATCAAAAGTAGAGAGTAATAAGCCAGGAAGCAAATAAGCACAAGTAGACCTTTGAGCTATCCTGAAATGCGAGTTCCAGGCAATGCAACCTCTCTGCTGAAAATAACTTCTCTGCATATGCAGCTTGACACACGATGGTGAAGCTACATATTCTGCCATTGTAAGATTTTTCTCTCCTCAATCAACACCTTGCATAGCTCACATATATATTGGAATAAGTTTGAACGGCCCCAGCTCCCATATCAGATTCTACACAAGACCATTATCATATAATCAATTTACACAACCCCACAGAAATTCAGGTCACGTACAAAACGCAGCAAAAGAAATCAACTAACACtagcaacaaaacaaaatttctacGACCACAAATTTCAGGGAAATGAAACTACGTTTTCACTGCTCTGTAAAGATCTCCAACTGATAGAAATGCAAAAAAGTTACCATTTCACacccaccccacccccccctCTTATCATTCATTTGTAGAGTACAAACGATTTGACTTCAAGCATTCATCAGTAAACCCTCTTATCATTCATTGTAGAGTACAAACG
Protein-coding sequences here:
- the LOC132165700 gene encoding uncharacterized protein LOC132165700 isoform X2, with product MAEYVASPSCVKLHMQRSYFQQRGCIAWNSHFRIAQSCKKYSHGSCKVVQRSMWKMWELSHSLSNLKLSPCLRETSLKSTCLGSLVNTDGAAASDWIPIVDQVLLMTSIFLTYTAGVIPVQKSYLNCPNNIDNDDVVSESSNTSGSYKGHLTFNCSAMKNDDQVESKYALDVVKRKLLDSVNALEHGRKLGTRILEFEEHYAKKPLSLNAVAEGPRLHLLWASFRQVEEEVSKISQISEMAKMDNWSAIFPEIMQKCCQPICMAWLEKELHLKESDTNKALASLIFEKLKGDDTVLQNIRKSGKEDLYAEFLCFLSFGSLRDGCSYDNSIFILHGISILEDLVITLADGIASIFLELISVDGNLSNEMNRLGLALCTLSTRALQKLRNEVALNQWLFQNVEAIVSMYEDRFDLCTLKSQVIEVPRNSQTQNYSWWKRLTLQKSETVSSRMHQILISQFSMSVKRTKELRALQGWRYYFSLLLELSDISMPLIRAVIDKVSNAISFFLVCLIGRSLGLIYTGIRQSLRWK
- the LOC132165700 gene encoding uncharacterized protein LOC132165700 isoform X4, whose translation is MAEYVASPSCVKLHMQRSYFQQRGCIAWNSHFRIAQSCKKYSHGSCKVVQRSMWKMWELSHSLSNLKLSPCLRETSLKSTCLGSLVNTDGAAASDWIPIVDQVLLMTSIFLTYTAGVIPVQKSYLNCPNNIDNDDVVSESSNTSGSAMKNDDQVESKYALDVVKRKLLDSVNALEHGRKLGTRILEFEEHYAKKPLSLNAVAEGPRLHLLWASFRQVEEEVSKISQISEMAKMDNWSAIFPEIMQKCCQPICMAWLEKELHLKESDTNKALASLIFEKLKGDDTVLQNIRKSGKEDLYAEFLCFLSFGSLRDGCSYDNSIFILHGISILEDLVITLADGIASIFLELISVDGNLSNEMNRLGLALCTLSTRALQKLRNEVALNQWLFQNVEAIVSMYEDRFDLCTLKSQVIEVPRNSQTQNYSWWKRLTLQKSETVSSRMHQILISQFSMSVKRTKELRALQGWRYYFSLLLELSDISMPLIRAVIDKVSNAISFFLVCLIGRSLGLIYTGIRQSLRWK
- the LOC132165700 gene encoding uncharacterized protein LOC132165700 isoform X1, encoding MAEYVASPSCVKLHMQRSYFQQRGCIAWNSHFRIAQSCKKYSHGSCKVVQRSMWKMWELSHSLSNLKLSPCLRETSLKSTCLGSLVNTDGAAASDWIPIVDQVLLMTSIFLTYTAGVIPVQKSYLNCPNNIDNDDVVSESSNTSGSYKGHLTFNCSAMKNDDQVESKYALDVVKRKLLDSVNALEHGRKLGTRILEFEEHYAKKPLSLNAVAEGPRLHLLWASFRQVEEEAGTVSKISQISEMAKMDNWSAIFPEIMQKCCQPICMAWLEKELHLKESDTNKALASLIFEKLKGDDTVLQNIRKSGKEDLYAEFLCFLSFGSLRDGCSYDNSIFILHGISILEDLVITLADGIASIFLELISVDGNLSNEMNRLGLALCTLSTRALQKLRNEVALNQWLFQNVEAIVSMYEDRFDLCTLKSQVIEVPRNSQTQNYSWWKRLTLQKSETVSSRMHQILISQFSMSVKRTKELRALQGWRYYFSLLLELSDISMPLIRAVIDKVSNAISFFLVCLIGRSLGLIYTGIRQSLRWK
- the LOC132165700 gene encoding uncharacterized protein LOC132165700 isoform X3, whose amino-acid sequence is MAEYVASPSCVKLHMQRSYFQQRGCIAWNSHFRIAQSCKKYSHGSCKVVQRSMWKMWELSHSLSNLKLSPCLRETSLKSTCLGSLVNTDGAAASDWIPIVDQVLLMTSIFLTYTAGVIPVQKSYLNCPNNIDNDDVVSESSNTSGSAMKNDDQVESKYALDVVKRKLLDSVNALEHGRKLGTRILEFEEHYAKKPLSLNAVAEGPRLHLLWASFRQVEEEAGTVSKISQISEMAKMDNWSAIFPEIMQKCCQPICMAWLEKELHLKESDTNKALASLIFEKLKGDDTVLQNIRKSGKEDLYAEFLCFLSFGSLRDGCSYDNSIFILHGISILEDLVITLADGIASIFLELISVDGNLSNEMNRLGLALCTLSTRALQKLRNEVALNQWLFQNVEAIVSMYEDRFDLCTLKSQVIEVPRNSQTQNYSWWKRLTLQKSETVSSRMHQILISQFSMSVKRTKELRALQGWRYYFSLLLELSDISMPLIRAVIDKVSNAISFFLVCLIGRSLGLIYTGIRQSLRWK